The following coding sequences lie in one Synechococcus sp. PCC 7336 genomic window:
- the groES gene encoding co-chaperone GroES, translated as MASLSLSASTLKPLGDRVLLKVAPQEEKTAGGILLPDAAKEKPQVGEVVAVGPGSFNDKGDRVPPEVAVGSKVLYSKYAGTELKLADTEHILLAAKDILAVVE; from the coding sequence ATGGCTAGTCTGAGTTTGTCTGCCTCCACCCTCAAACCCCTCGGCGATCGCGTTTTACTCAAAGTCGCCCCCCAAGAGGAAAAGACGGCTGGAGGCATCCTGCTGCCCGATGCGGCGAAAGAGAAGCCCCAAGTGGGTGAAGTTGTCGCTGTCGGCCCCGGCAGCTTCAACGATAAAGGCGATCGCGTTCCCCCAGAAGTCGCCGTGGGCAGCAAAGTGCTCTATAGCAAATATGCTGGAACCGAACTCAAGTTGGCAGATACCGAGCACATTCTGCTGGCGGCAAAAGATATTTTGGCAGTTGTGGAATAA
- a CDS encoding D-alanyl-D-alanine carboxypeptidase translates to MVAQQRKTIDAGRNPLPFSNDGGCPVNSDMGRAIRGGEADMRWIWIGTVGVGLAAVAGLLGWGASPTPWVRSAEFPPAEQPTVERLVSPPSVSAEDLPPVSPAYRAAVNRFLDRLQARGFDRTWQGVLFVDARGRELAVHQPTLMLPAASVTKLATSLAALETWEPNHRFTTKIYATGELREDVLYGDLIVAGDGDPYFVWEDSFELGSQIGALGIRHIAGDFQVVTPFYMNFYPNLSTSAELLRWGMHESLWPLEARHQFQQWASDRANVRAPAVSFSGGIQTLAALPPEAQPLFEHPSRSLTEILKALNTYSNNVMADMLANRLGGISVLSDKVSPYLPAREMQVVTASGLGRDNRFSARAVVAILQALDERAAAGGLSLHDWLPVSGIDPGTLSNRNVPHGIAAKTGTLNSVTTLAGTLPDGTYFVLLNQGWDIYAVRQLQSQLLREMLQVSVDLNSPQAHASP, encoded by the coding sequence TTGGTTGCGCAGCAACGGAAGACAATTGACGCCGGACGCAACCCCCTGCCATTCAGCAACGATGGGGGATGTCCAGTCAATTCAGATATGGGTCGGGCAATTCGGGGTGGTGAGGCAGATATGCGCTGGATATGGATAGGAACGGTTGGCGTTGGCTTGGCCGCAGTTGCAGGACTACTGGGGTGGGGGGCATCGCCAACGCCGTGGGTGCGATCGGCAGAGTTCCCACCGGCAGAGCAACCGACGGTAGAGCGACTGGTGTCTCCGCCAAGTGTCTCGGCAGAGGACTTGCCCCCCGTCTCGCCAGCATATCGAGCTGCGGTCAATCGGTTTCTCGATCGCCTGCAGGCTCGCGGTTTCGATCGCACCTGGCAGGGGGTGCTGTTTGTGGATGCTCGCGGGCGCGAACTGGCGGTTCATCAACCGACTCTGATGTTGCCTGCCGCTTCAGTGACCAAATTGGCCACCTCCCTAGCGGCACTGGAGACGTGGGAGCCCAACCATCGGTTTACGACCAAAATTTATGCCACCGGGGAGCTGCGAGAGGATGTTTTGTACGGCGACCTGATTGTGGCGGGGGATGGCGATCCCTATTTTGTTTGGGAAGACAGCTTTGAGCTGGGATCGCAAATTGGCGCGTTGGGCATTCGCCACATCGCGGGCGATTTTCAGGTGGTGACCCCCTTCTACATGAACTTTTATCCCAATCTGTCCACCTCCGCCGAGCTCTTGCGCTGGGGCATGCACGAGTCGCTCTGGCCCCTGGAAGCGCGCCATCAGTTTCAGCAATGGGCCAGCGATCGCGCCAATGTTCGCGCTCCTGCAGTCAGCTTCTCTGGGGGAATTCAGACGCTTGCGGCCCTGCCCCCAGAAGCCCAGCCGCTATTCGAGCATCCCTCGCGATCGCTGACGGAAATTCTCAAAGCCCTCAACACCTACAGCAATAACGTTATGGCCGATATGTTAGCCAATCGTTTGGGGGGCATCTCGGTGCTATCGGACAAAGTGAGCCCCTACCTGCCCGCCCGCGAAATGCAGGTGGTGACTGCCTCCGGCTTGGGACGGGACAATCGCTTTTCTGCCAGAGCTGTTGTGGCCATCTTGCAGGCCCTGGACGAGAGAGCGGCAGCGGGTGGCTTAAGCCTGCACGATTGGCTGCCGGTCTCCGGGATCGATCCCGGTACCCTCTCCAACCGCAATGTTCCCCACGGTATTGCTGCGAAAACCGGCACCCTCAACAGCGTCACCACATTGGCGGGGACGCTGCCAGACGGCACCTATTTTGTCCTGCTCAACCAGGGCTGGGATATCTACGCAGTGCGCCAACTGCAGAGCCAGTTGTTGCGGGAAATGTTACAAGTGTCTGTAGATTTGAATTCCCCACAGGCCCATGCAAGCCCTTAA
- the lpxD gene encoding UDP-3-O-(3-hydroxymyristoyl)glucosamine N-acyltransferase, with protein sequence MLVEAWEVAVQLSEIARRLGCDCEGSGEIEIRGVAALEAARAGDLSFVSEAKYLPLLKQTRASAVLVALDSPVPAELAVVRSPNPRLDFARAIEWFYRPYQAAAGVHPSAVVAPDVELGAEVAIGANAAIMSGVKLGDRTQIHANVTLYPGVEIGSDCVLLANCVLHERTQLGDRCIIHSGASIGDDGFGYVPQADGSWYRMLQAGRVVLEDGVEVGANAAIDRPAVGETRIGAGTKIDNLVQLGHGVTIGAHTLLCAQVGIAGGTRLGRNVLLAGQVGLADHIELGDRVIAAAQTGISTDVPSDTVVGGYPHQAARDWKRTVAVQRKLPDLAASVRKLQKRLQAIEDKLGATKLSSD encoded by the coding sequence TTGCTCGTTGAAGCGTGGGAGGTGGCAGTGCAGCTATCAGAGATTGCAAGGCGTCTGGGGTGTGATTGCGAAGGCTCGGGGGAGATCGAGATTCGAGGTGTTGCAGCTCTAGAGGCAGCCCGAGCGGGGGATCTCAGCTTTGTCAGTGAAGCCAAGTATTTGCCCTTACTCAAACAAACTCGGGCCAGTGCTGTCCTTGTGGCCCTCGATAGCCCCGTGCCTGCAGAGCTGGCGGTGGTGCGATCGCCCAATCCTCGCCTGGACTTTGCCCGCGCGATCGAGTGGTTTTACCGCCCCTACCAGGCTGCGGCAGGCGTTCACCCCAGTGCTGTTGTTGCCCCCGATGTGGAGTTAGGGGCCGAGGTAGCCATTGGGGCCAATGCGGCGATCATGTCCGGCGTTAAGCTAGGCGATCGCACCCAGATCCATGCCAATGTCACCCTTTATCCCGGTGTAGAGATTGGCAGCGACTGCGTCTTGCTGGCCAACTGCGTCTTGCACGAGCGCACCCAATTGGGCGATCGCTGTATCATCCACAGCGGCGCCAGTATTGGCGACGATGGGTTTGGCTACGTGCCCCAAGCGGATGGCAGTTGGTACCGGATGCTACAAGCGGGACGGGTGGTCTTGGAAGACGGCGTGGAAGTGGGTGCAAACGCGGCGATCGACCGTCCGGCAGTGGGGGAAACTCGCATTGGTGCAGGCACTAAAATTGACAATCTGGTGCAGTTGGGGCATGGCGTGACGATTGGAGCCCATACCTTGCTGTGCGCTCAAGTGGGCATTGCGGGCGGAACGAGGTTGGGTCGAAATGTCTTGCTAGCCGGACAGGTGGGACTGGCGGACCATATCGAATTGGGCGATCGCGTCATCGCTGCCGCCCAAACTGGCATTTCCACCGACGTGCCCTCGGATACAGTTGTGGGTGGCTATCCCCACCAAGCAGCGCGCGATTGGAAACGCACAGTAGCCGTACAGCGGAAACTGCCGGATTTGGCTGCATCCGTTCGCAAACTTCAGAAGCGCTTGCAGGCGATCGAGGATAAACTCGGTGCGACAAAATTATCTTCAGATTAG
- the acpS gene encoding holo-ACP synthase, whose translation MELAAKSLPFMRLGTDIVYVPRIQQAWERFGDRFLAKVYTSAERDYCLRSDAHTLHRLAGRWAAKEAAVKAMGTGWRGVGYTDVEICRAQSGAPSIQLHGRGMEVLHQFGFQAEQVAWQVSFTHDRDYAFATVLLVAIA comes from the coding sequence ATGGAACTCGCAGCCAAGTCTCTCCCCTTTATGCGGCTTGGAACCGATATTGTCTATGTGCCTCGAATCCAACAAGCATGGGAGCGATTTGGCGATCGCTTTTTAGCAAAAGTCTATACTTCGGCAGAACGGGATTACTGCTTGCGCTCGGATGCCCACACCCTCCACCGTCTGGCTGGGCGGTGGGCGGCGAAGGAAGCTGCTGTCAAAGCAATGGGAACGGGCTGGAGAGGTGTGGGCTATACCGATGTGGAAATCTGTCGGGCTCAATCGGGGGCGCCCTCCATCCAATTGCACGGGCGGGGAATGGAGGTGTTGCACCAGTTTGGCTTCCAGGCCGAGCAGGTGGCTTGGCAGGTGAGCTTTACCCACGATCGCGACTACGCCTTTGCAACGGTTCTGTTGGTGGCGATCGCCTAG
- a CDS encoding Mrp/NBP35 family ATP-binding protein gives MTATTLSPEAILDVLRPVCDPELRKSLVELNMIRNVTVEGQNVAFTLVLTTPACPLREFIVDECKDAIRTLGPVDAIDVEVTAETPQSVGLPDRQGIDGVRNIIAVASGKGGVGKSTVSANLAVALAQTGARVGILDADIYGPNMPLMLGVQGQPVEVEKTPQGQERLHPVEAHGVKLVSMSFLIDRDQPVIWRGPMLNGIIRRFLYDAVWGELDYLIVDMPPGTGDAQLTLAQAVPIAGAVIVTTPQTVALHDARKGLKMFEQLGVPIIGIVENMSYFIPPDRPDVRYDLFGSGGGEKTAGELNVPLLGTVPLEIALREQSDRGLPIAVSNPDSASALALTQIAKTVAGKVSVLALQPQPMT, from the coding sequence ATGACCGCCACAACCCTCAGCCCCGAAGCAATTCTCGATGTCTTGCGCCCAGTTTGCGATCCCGAGCTGCGCAAGAGCTTGGTGGAGCTGAACATGATTCGCAACGTGACGGTAGAGGGGCAGAATGTCGCCTTTACCCTCGTGCTGACGACACCAGCTTGCCCCCTGCGGGAATTCATCGTGGACGAGTGCAAAGATGCCATTCGCACTCTGGGGCCGGTGGACGCAATTGATGTGGAGGTGACGGCAGAGACGCCGCAATCGGTGGGGCTGCCCGATCGCCAGGGGATAGACGGCGTACGCAATATTATTGCTGTGGCCAGCGGCAAAGGGGGGGTGGGCAAGAGTACGGTATCTGCCAATTTGGCAGTGGCGCTGGCTCAAACGGGGGCGCGAGTGGGCATTCTCGATGCCGACATTTACGGTCCCAATATGCCGCTGATGTTGGGGGTGCAGGGACAGCCAGTGGAGGTGGAGAAAACCCCTCAAGGGCAAGAGCGCTTGCATCCAGTTGAGGCCCACGGGGTCAAGCTCGTGTCCATGAGCTTTTTAATCGATCGCGATCAGCCGGTGATTTGGCGCGGCCCCATGCTGAACGGCATCATTCGTCGCTTTTTGTACGACGCGGTCTGGGGGGAATTAGATTATCTAATTGTGGATATGCCGCCGGGCACGGGAGATGCTCAACTGACCTTAGCCCAAGCGGTTCCGATTGCCGGTGCCGTCATCGTGACCACCCCCCAAACCGTTGCCCTGCACGATGCCCGCAAGGGCCTCAAAATGTTCGAGCAATTGGGGGTGCCCATCATCGGCATCGTGGAAAATATGAGCTACTTTATCCCCCCCGATCGACCGGATGTGCGCTACGACCTGTTTGGTTCGGGGGGCGGCGAGAAAACGGCTGGCGAACTGAATGTGCCGCTGCTGGGGACCGTTCCGCTGGAGATAGCCCTGCGGGAACAGAGCGATCGCGGTCTACCGATCGCCGTCTCCAATCCCGATTCCGCTTCCGCCTTGGCCCTGACCCAAATTGCCAAAACAGTGGCGGGCAAGGTATCCGTCCTCGCCCTGCAGCCTCAGCCGATGACGTAG
- a CDS encoding phosphoglucomutase/phosphomannomutase family protein, which translates to MTAAASPSATGLPPIRFGTDGWRAEIADAFTYPQVKRVAQASARILTQTYAGNGIAVGYDNRFLSEHFARAAAEAIAAIGIPVKLSSQATPTPALSWTVHQLGLQGALVVTASHNPPEYSGIKLKGAFGGSVSADITRQVEELLADLPVAVESTAPVAIEDFDPWPMYLGQLSQQVDLDAIRQSSVKIWIDAMHGSAAGGMTRLLGDRVREIRGDRDPLFGGMSPEPLPPQLATTMEAIAADPAPLKVGLVFDGDGDRIAAIDGKGKFLSPQIAIPILIQHLAERRGYSGELVKTVSGSELFAKVAALYDIPVTETPIGFKYLADRMLATDVLLGGEESGGIGFTGHIPERDGMLSALYLLEAIAATERDLSDLYRDLQERTGYTSYYNRRDLHLPDKSKQEKLMRSLDETPPQAIEGRQVQAHLTQDGHKFVLEDGSWLMIRASGTEPVLRLYCEALSPEAVEALLDWAENWANRA; encoded by the coding sequence ATGACTGCTGCAGCCTCTCCCTCCGCCACCGGTCTGCCGCCCATTCGCTTTGGCACGGATGGCTGGCGGGCCGAGATCGCCGACGCCTTTACGTATCCGCAAGTGAAACGGGTGGCGCAAGCGAGTGCTCGAATTTTGACCCAGACCTATGCGGGTAACGGCATTGCGGTGGGCTACGACAATCGCTTTTTATCCGAACACTTTGCCCGAGCGGCTGCCGAAGCGATCGCCGCCATCGGCATTCCAGTGAAGCTATCCTCCCAAGCAACTCCAACCCCCGCATTGAGTTGGACTGTCCATCAGTTGGGTTTGCAGGGTGCTTTGGTCGTTACGGCTAGTCATAACCCGCCCGAATATTCTGGAATCAAGCTCAAAGGGGCGTTTGGTGGCTCGGTCTCGGCGGATATCACTCGCCAGGTGGAGGAGTTGCTCGCCGATTTGCCAGTGGCGGTGGAATCCACTGCTCCCGTTGCAATTGAGGATTTCGATCCTTGGCCGATGTATCTAGGGCAGTTGAGTCAGCAGGTGGACTTAGACGCGATCCGTCAGTCCTCGGTCAAAATCTGGATCGATGCGATGCATGGCTCGGCGGCGGGAGGAATGACTCGCTTGTTGGGCGATCGCGTACGAGAAATACGCGGCGATCGCGATCCCCTATTTGGCGGCATGTCCCCCGAGCCGCTGCCGCCGCAGTTGGCAACAACGATGGAGGCGATCGCGGCCGATCCCGCCCCGCTCAAAGTGGGACTGGTGTTTGACGGAGATGGCGATCGCATTGCGGCGATAGACGGCAAGGGGAAATTTCTCAGTCCTCAAATTGCAATCCCCATTCTGATCCAGCATCTTGCCGAGCGGCGCGGTTACAGCGGGGAGTTGGTCAAAACCGTGAGCGGCTCGGAGCTCTTTGCCAAAGTGGCCGCCCTCTACGATATTCCCGTCACCGAAACGCCGATTGGATTTAAGTACTTGGCCGATCGAATGTTAGCCACAGATGTGCTGCTGGGCGGGGAAGAGTCTGGGGGCATTGGCTTTACGGGCCACATTCCCGAGCGGGATGGCATGCTGTCAGCCCTGTATCTACTGGAGGCGATCGCCGCCACCGAAAGGGATCTGAGCGATCTCTACCGCGATCTGCAGGAACGCACCGGCTATACCTCCTATTACAATCGCCGCGATCTGCACCTGCCAGACAAGTCAAAGCAAGAGAAGTTAATGCGATCGCTGGATGAAACTCCTCCCCAGGCGATCGAAGGTAGGCAGGTGCAAGCCCATTTAACCCAAGACGGGCACAAATTTGTCTTGGAAGATGGCAGTTGGTTGATGATTCGGGCCAGCGGCACCGAGCCTGTTTTGCGCTTGTACTGCGAAGCATTGAGCCCCGAAGCTGTGGAAGCCTTACTGGATTGGGCGGAGAATTGGGCCAATCGGGCATAG
- a CDS encoding zeta toxin family protein, with translation MRAEPAMLLPFALEVCRTKTQALTRHDVRASYRQTTTGMSKPSPPTCWIVAGPNGAGKTTFALQYLPTVANCRNFVNADLIAAGLSPLTPETELLAASRLFIKEIQHRIRARQDFAFETTLSGRTHLKTIARLHAGGWQVELIYLALPNVEMSKLRVVERVAHGGHNVPLSDIERRFPRSLRNLLVEFSVAADRTRCFMNEGNSPRLVFDQQGQTREIVNPELFSHLAQQVNP, from the coding sequence ATGCGGGCAGAGCCCGCTATGCTATTACCGTTCGCCCTAGAAGTCTGTCGCACCAAAACCCAAGCCCTCACAAGGCATGATGTCAGAGCTTCTTACCGACAAACCACGACTGGTATGAGCAAACCATCTCCCCCCACCTGCTGGATCGTCGCAGGCCCCAACGGAGCAGGCAAAACCACCTTCGCACTTCAATATCTACCCACTGTCGCTAACTGCCGCAACTTCGTCAACGCCGACCTCATAGCCGCCGGACTTTCCCCCCTAACCCCCGAAACCGAACTACTCGCTGCAAGCCGACTATTCATCAAAGAAATTCAACACCGCATCCGAGCCCGACAAGACTTCGCCTTTGAAACCACCCTCTCGGGCCGCACCCACCTCAAAACAATTGCCCGTCTGCACGCAGGCGGCTGGCAAGTAGAACTCATCTACTTGGCACTCCCTAACGTAGAAATGTCAAAATTGCGAGTAGTGGAACGGGTTGCCCACGGCGGACACAATGTCCCATTGTCAGACATAGAACGTCGATTTCCCCGCAGCCTACGCAACCTGCTCGTTGAGTTTAGCGTTGCTGCCGACCGCACCCGATGCTTCATGAATGAAGGCAATTCTCCCCGGCTAGTCTTCGACCAGCAAGGTCAGACCCGCGAAATCGTAAATCCAGAACTGTTTAGCCACCTCGCGCAACAGGTCAACCCATGA
- a CDS encoding cyclic nucleotide-binding domain-containing protein: MVEPTMPAIALLQGLLAASSLLVGSLLGLVWQPRRAVSAAIMAFGSGTLISAIAFEIALPAYQSHGLWPLFFGFFCGGGLFTAATQYIDKLGGFLRHPANRRRFLFRRRQQEAESVLLDLSKIKALRGIPPAEAQAIVGAVEQLQLDADEVLFNEGDEGDWLGMIVDGEADVRVNQRSIAHLGPGEVFGEMALLTGEPRSASLVACSDMTVYRLDRSHFDELLAKSPHLASSLSRVLAQRLRSTNTSRVRAEENLAAWRRQAIDSIELDLSPAEEQSLAASLSAASAPLAIFVGTMLDNIPEAVAIGMTAHSPEVGTAFLLAVFISNLPESLTSSISMRQSGYSVRRVLTLWGSQILLSGLCALGGSLLQAYTPDATVALIQSFSGGAVLAMLASTMMPEAYELGGGMVSLATILGFLTSFSISAAQLD, encoded by the coding sequence ATGGTCGAGCCTACTATGCCCGCGATCGCCCTCCTGCAGGGATTGTTAGCTGCTTCCAGCTTGTTGGTCGGATCGCTGTTGGGCCTGGTGTGGCAACCTCGCCGCGCCGTATCGGCAGCCATTATGGCCTTTGGCAGCGGCACCTTGATTTCGGCGATCGCCTTTGAAATTGCCCTGCCTGCTTACCAAAGCCACGGCCTCTGGCCGCTCTTTTTCGGTTTTTTTTGTGGCGGCGGCTTGTTTACTGCTGCAACTCAATACATCGACAAATTGGGGGGCTTTCTGCGCCATCCCGCCAACCGCCGCCGCTTTCTCTTCCGCCGCCGCCAGCAGGAGGCCGAATCGGTTCTCTTAGACCTCTCCAAAATCAAGGCTCTCAGGGGCATTCCCCCCGCCGAGGCTCAAGCCATTGTCGGGGCCGTGGAGCAGCTGCAGCTCGATGCCGACGAGGTTTTATTTAACGAAGGAGATGAAGGGGATTGGTTGGGGATGATTGTGGATGGGGAGGCCGATGTGCGGGTGAACCAGCGATCGATCGCCCATTTAGGCCCCGGCGAAGTGTTTGGGGAAATGGCCCTACTGACTGGAGAGCCGCGCTCCGCCAGTTTGGTCGCCTGCTCCGACATGACGGTCTACCGGCTGGACCGCAGCCACTTTGACGAGTTGCTGGCCAAATCCCCCCATCTGGCCAGTTCCCTCAGTCGCGTTTTGGCTCAGCGGTTGCGATCGACCAATACCTCCCGCGTCCGAGCCGAAGAAAATTTGGCCGCTTGGCGGCGTCAGGCGATCGACAGTATCGAGTTGGACCTGTCCCCGGCCGAAGAACAAAGTCTAGCCGCCTCCCTGTCCGCCGCTTCTGCACCGCTGGCGATTTTTGTGGGCACGATGCTAGATAACATTCCCGAAGCCGTCGCGATCGGCATGACCGCCCATTCGCCGGAGGTGGGCACTGCCTTTTTGCTCGCCGTTTTTATCTCCAACTTGCCCGAGTCTCTGACCAGTTCCATTAGCATGCGTCAGTCTGGCTATAGCGTGCGGCGAGTACTAACTCTGTGGGGCAGTCAGATCCTCTTATCGGGGCTGTGTGCCCTAGGCGGCAGTCTGCTGCAAGCCTATACCCCCGATGCAACCGTCGCTCTGATTCAATCTTTCTCGGGCGGTGCCGTCCTTGCCATGCTGGCCAGCACCATGATGCCAGAAGCTTATGAATTGGGAGGCGGTATGGTTTCACTCGCCACTATCCTGGGTTTTTTAACCAGCTTTTCTATCTCCGCCGCTCAGTTAGACTAA
- a CDS encoding 4-hydroxybenzoate solanesyltransferase, which yields MNSLLAIVQLLRWDKPAGRLILMVPALWGAFLAGRGTPPPLLIAVVVVGTLATSAAGCVINDIWDRNLDPLVDRTKDRPLASQKLSLGVAAVVGTISLICAFVLATFLNPVTFALCVAAVPAIALYPGAKRIFPVPQLVLAIAWGFAVLISWTAVAGQLPDCPIWEPATLFLWGATVLWTLGFDTVYAMSDRSDDERVGILSSARFFGPLTPTAVGFFFLGTAIFLVCVGLTMQLHASFYAALGLCVAAWGWQTKRLHQRQPPKSLFPQVFRQNVAIGFVLLAGMIAGTLL from the coding sequence ATGAACTCCTTGCTTGCGATCGTGCAGCTCTTGCGCTGGGATAAGCCCGCAGGACGCCTGATTCTCATGGTGCCAGCCCTGTGGGGAGCCTTTCTAGCGGGTCGAGGAACCCCTCCCCCCTTACTGATTGCAGTGGTGGTGGTGGGAACCCTCGCGACCAGTGCAGCAGGCTGTGTCATCAACGATATCTGGGATCGCAATCTCGATCCGTTAGTAGACCGCACCAAAGACCGTCCGCTCGCTTCCCAAAAACTGTCCCTCGGAGTTGCAGCAGTAGTCGGAACTATCTCTCTAATCTGTGCCTTCGTTCTGGCAACGTTTCTCAATCCCGTCACCTTTGCCTTGTGCGTTGCTGCCGTACCGGCGATCGCCTTATATCCGGGGGCGAAGCGCATCTTTCCAGTCCCGCAGCTGGTGTTGGCGATCGCCTGGGGATTTGCCGTTCTGATTAGCTGGACCGCTGTTGCCGGACAATTGCCCGATTGCCCCATTTGGGAGCCTGCCACGCTCTTCCTCTGGGGAGCTACTGTGCTGTGGACACTCGGATTCGATACAGTCTACGCCATGTCCGATCGCAGCGACGACGAGCGCGTTGGCATTCTCTCCAGTGCCCGCTTTTTCGGCCCGCTGACCCCCACCGCAGTCGGATTCTTCTTTTTGGGCACGGCGATCTTTTTAGTCTGCGTGGGCTTGACGATGCAGCTACACGCCAGCTTTTACGCGGCACTAGGACTGTGTGTTGCCGCTTGGGGCTGGCAAACAAAAAGGCTGCACCAACGCCAGCCCCCTAAATCTCTATTTCCGCAAGTGTTTCGGCAAAATGTCGCGATCGGCTTCGTACTATTGGCAGGGATGATCGCTGGAACCCTTCTCTAA
- a CDS encoding DUF6761 family protein, with protein MLQDYRLIRHYQSITDSMVDLWQRGYRMDDLRLVMDGYLMALRTLAVFEGFEMRRLEEEVIRFLHDPASFELPLPETEVMPRY; from the coding sequence ATGTTGCAGGACTACAGACTCATTCGCCATTATCAGTCCATCACTGATTCCATGGTGGATCTGTGGCAGCGCGGCTATCGCATGGATGACTTGCGGCTCGTGATGGACGGCTATTTGATGGCTTTGCGAACGCTGGCGGTGTTTGAGGGGTTCGAGATGCGTCGATTGGAAGAGGAAGTGATTCGCTTCTTGCACGATCCGGCAAGTTTCGAGTTACCTCTGCCAGAAACTGAAGTCATGCCCCGTTATTAG
- a CDS encoding Crp/Fnr family transcriptional regulator has translation MSIVSIRQAPEWREVCQWAEERFHSRTFAKDERIPTRPGLVYLVQQGMVRVVSITPERREVFVGFHFGGSPFEVISTEQFQIQAFSHTDFTTVMWFYWEDLQEWPRLYQSVQAAFRQQLQRKLLWLGNLGQRRAIDRLKGFLTLLLEEYGEPSPHGLVLPWTLTHSQIGDAIGATRVTVTRSLGTLRTRGFVKVLDQNQLCLPNTSVAVQQEGFDGPSGYELAQPGHN, from the coding sequence ATGAGTATTGTTTCAATTCGGCAAGCGCCAGAATGGCGAGAGGTCTGTCAGTGGGCGGAAGAGCGCTTCCACTCCCGTACCTTCGCTAAAGACGAGCGCATTCCCACTCGACCCGGTTTAGTCTACCTAGTTCAGCAGGGGATGGTGCGCGTGGTAAGTATTACCCCCGAACGGCGGGAAGTGTTTGTGGGCTTTCACTTCGGGGGCTCTCCCTTTGAAGTGATCTCCACAGAGCAGTTTCAGATCCAGGCATTTAGCCATACCGATTTCACCACGGTCATGTGGTTCTACTGGGAGGACCTGCAAGAGTGGCCCCGCTTGTACCAAAGCGTTCAAGCTGCATTCCGCCAGCAGTTACAGCGCAAGTTGTTGTGGTTGGGAAACTTGGGTCAACGTCGCGCGATCGATCGTCTCAAAGGTTTCCTCACCCTCTTATTGGAAGAGTACGGCGAGCCTTCTCCCCACGGTCTGGTGCTGCCTTGGACCTTAACGCACTCCCAAATTGGGGATGCAATTGGAGCAACTCGAGTCACGGTCACTCGCTCTTTGGGCACCTTACGGACTCGCGGCTTTGTGAAAGTACTGGATCAAAATCAATTGTGCTTGCCAAACACCAGTGTGGCAGTCCAGCAGGAAGGATTTGACGGTCCGTCTGGGTACGAACTCGCACAACCCGGACATAATTAA
- the psbE gene encoding cytochrome b559 subunit alpha — protein MAGTTGERPFGEIVTSVRYWVIHTLTIPVLFIAGWLFVSTGLAYDVFGTPRPDEYFTSARQELPILQDRYNAVEQIPEYQK, from the coding sequence ATGGCAGGTACTACAGGCGAACGGCCTTTCGGCGAAATTGTGACTAGCGTTCGTTATTGGGTGATTCATACCCTAACTATCCCCGTTTTGTTTATTGCGGGTTGGCTGTTTGTCAGCACTGGTCTAGCTTACGATGTGTTTGGCACCCCTCGCCCGGACGAGTACTTCACGTCTGCCCGCCAGGAATTGCCGATCCTGCAGGATCGCTACAATGCTGTCGAGCAAATTCCCGAATACCAGAAGTAA
- the psbF gene encoding cytochrome b559 subunit beta, with protein MNSSNIDEPVYYPVFTVRWLAIHTLAIPTVFFVGAIASMQFIQR; from the coding sequence ATGAATTCTTCCAACATTGACGAGCCAGTCTATTATCCCGTATTTACGGTGCGCTGGCTGGCCATTCACACTTTGGCGATTCCCACCGTGTTTTTCGTCGGTGCGATCGCTTCAATGCAGTTTATTCAAAGGTAG
- a CDS encoding photosystem II reaction center protein L, with translation MADGTQPDKNPNSQPVELNRTSLYLGLLLVFTTALLFSSYFLN, from the coding sequence ATGGCTGACGGCACTCAACCAGATAAGAACCCCAATTCTCAACCCGTAGAACTCAACCGCACGTCCTTATACTTAGGGCTGCTGTTGGTGTTCACCACCGCACTGCTGTTTTCCAGCTACTTTTTGAATTAA
- a CDS encoding photosystem II reaction center protein J, with protein sequence MTGQPRIPIWIVGTIAGMGAIAVLGLFFYGAYVGVGSGL encoded by the coding sequence ATGACAGGTCAACCTCGCATCCCAATTTGGATTGTTGGAACCATTGCTGGGATGGGCGCTATTGCCGTTCTCGGTTTGTTCTTCTACGGCGCTTATGTCGGCGTTGGTTCCGGTCTCTGA